The Chitinophaga niabensis genomic interval CCGATAGAATCCCCCGGCCTTTTGCTGATGGGGGCCTTCAAGGCATCGCTGGTGAAGTTCTTTGTGCCGTTCTATTTATTGCTCTCCGCATTTTCATTGTGGGTATGGGGCCTGAAGATCATGCCTGACCTGCTACTGGGCTTTTTTAATGTGATTGTGATCAATCTTGCCTTTGCGTTCATCTACCTGCGCAGGTTACCTTTTTCTGCAGAATTGAATATCAAACAAAGTGCAGGCACTTTCATCAAAGGCATGCTTATTCTGATCGTACCGGGTGTGATAGGTGTGGGGCATTATTTTATTGCTGGATACATCTGGCTCGTGCTTATTTTCGGACTAATGTCCTTTGCGGCATTGTACCTCCTGTACACGAAGTACAGGGAAACGGGTTGGGCGAAACTGGAAGCATAAAAAAGGCGGGAAGATCTTCCCGCCTTTTTTATTTAGTCAACTAAAAGCCGTTTATAGAGCTGAATGGTATTTTCCAATCCAAAATAAATGGCATCTGCCACCAGGGCATGGCCAATCGATACTTCTTTCAGCTGCGGGATGTGCAGCTTGAAGAACCGGAGGTTATCCAGGTTCAGGTCATGGCCGGCATTTAATTCCAGCCCGATAGCAGAAGCTTCTTTGGCAGTGTTCTTATAATCGTTGAATAAACGAAAGTTCTGCGGTTGTGTGCGGGCCTTCGTGTATTCCTCTGCGTAAGGGCCGGTATACAACTCAATGCGGTCCGCTCCTGCGGATTTGGCACCTTCTACTTTACTGATATCCGGGTTGAGGAAAACAGAAACCCTGATGCCTGCTTTTTTCAGTGTGCTGATCACGTCTTTCAGAAAAGACTGGTATTGTACCGTATCCCAGCCGGTGTTGGAAGTGATGGCTCCGGGAGGGTCAGGAACCAGGGTACATTGGTGTGGTTTTACAGCCAATACCAGGTCCATAAACTCCTTCGAAGGATAGCCTTCAATATTGAATTCAGTTGTAACCAGTGGCTTCAGATCCCTTACATCCTGGAAACGGATATGGCGTTCATCCGGCCTGGGATGTACCGTAATACCGTCAGCACCGAACCGTTCACAGTCTTTAGCTACCTGTAAAATATCAGGCAGATTGCCGCCGCGTGCGTTCCGCAGTGTGGCGAACTTATTGATGTTAACACTCAGCTTCGTCATGCCGCAAAATTACGCCAATAAAAGCTTTACTACAAGTCCTGTAAAAATAGAAGCAGAGAAGCTCATCAGCGTACCAATAAGGATATATTCTGTTTCTCTGCGGTTCTCATTATCCTTCAGATCATTGAAGCGAAGGATAGATTTCGCTGCGATCAGGAAACCAATGCCTTCATAATGATCTGTGACAATAAAAGTGAGCACCAGGATCCTTTCAAAGATACCGATCCATCTTCCGGCTTCGCTCAGGGAAGCCCTGCTGTTGGTGAACCTTGCATCTGCCACCTGGTCGCGCCAGCGTTTAGTGGTAAAACCCAGGAGGAAGGAAATAGGCCATATCACGGCCACATAACCCAGCAGGATCGCCCATACGGTTTTGTCTTCCAGGATGGCAGACAGGAAAGGCAGCACGCTGGCCCATCCTTCGGATACCTGTATCCACAATACCAGTATTACCAGTACATGCAAAGCCTGGTCGATAAGAAAATTGCGGGCATTGTCTTTCCGGTATACTTTCCACCAGTCTATCAGAAAGTGGGAGACGGCCACGATCACCGGAATGATCCATTGCTG includes:
- a CDS encoding pyridoxine 5'-phosphate synthase, which codes for MTKLSVNINKFATLRNARGGNLPDILQVAKDCERFGADGITVHPRPDERHIRFQDVRDLKPLVTTEFNIEGYPSKEFMDLVLAVKPHQCTLVPDPPGAITSNTGWDTVQYQSFLKDVISTLKKAGIRVSVFLNPDISKVEGAKSAGADRIELYTGPYAEEYTKARTQPQNFRLFNDYKNTAKEASAIGLELNAGHDLNLDNLRFFKLHIPQLKEVSIGHALVADAIYFGLENTIQLYKRLLVD
- a CDS encoding DUF3307 domain-containing protein — its product is MLLLIKWLCAHLIGDFALQTTGFVQHKRRHKAASPFLYIHSIMHGVLIYVFTGWWQQWIIPVIVAVSHFLIDWWKVYRKDNARNFLIDQALHVLVILVLWIQVSEGWASVLPFLSAILEDKTVWAILLGYVAVIWPISFLLGFTTKRWRDQVADARFTNSRASLSEAGRWIGIFERILVLTFIVTDHYEGIGFLIAAKSILRFNDLKDNENRRETEYILIGTLMSFSASIFTGLVVKLLLA